A region of Gracilinanus agilis isolate LMUSP501 chromosome 3, AgileGrace, whole genome shotgun sequence DNA encodes the following proteins:
- the LOC123239795 gene encoding zinc finger protein 82 homolog has translation MLDLSQKKLYRDVMLENVQNLLSVGLPVPTDLISSCQQEEAPWLEETVTGSFCPDAETSFEGKEISTKLSLVKGSRKQRFMNENPYDFILRESRDSNIKIYFLSIWCYPSMYWLGVKRELKSACPWNHCQDMTTEKKDSLSKS, from the exons ATGTTGGACCTTTCTCAGAAAAAGCTGTACAGGGACGTCATGCTGGAAAATGTGCAGAATCTGCTCTCTGTGG GGCTGCCAGTTCCCACCGATTTGATATCCAGTTGTCAGCAGGAGGAAGCACCATGGTTAGAAGAAACAGTCACAGGGAGCTTCTGTCCAG ATGCAGAGACCAGTtttgaagggaaggaaatatCTACAAAGCTGAGCCTTGTAAAAGGATCTCGTAAGCAAAGATTTATGAATGAGAATCCCTATgacttcattttgagagaaaGCCGTGACtctaatatcaag ATCTACTTCCTGTCTATATGGTGCTACcctagtatgtactggctaggagtaaag AGAGAACTGAAATCCGCATGTCCCTGGAACCATTGTCAAGACATGACTActgaaaagaaagacagtttaTCAAAATCCTGA
- the LOC123239794 gene encoding zinc finger protein 420-like: protein MTSGNDYHQNNKYNKYFSEKAELPQSRGKAPEIPIYQENLEEMAFTCSSNRIRHPKSNPREKLSVCSKVGKAFSQNSEHAQGQRIHTGEKLYECKECRKTFTRRKGLVEHQRIHTGEKPYECKECGKAFTVRSHLAVHQRIHTGEKPYECKQCGKAFTQMSCLAAHRRRHTGEKPFDCKECGKAFTTSNSLAVHQRIHTGEKPYDCKQCGKTFTVRSHLTVHQRIHTGEKPYECKECGKAFTSWNILAVHQRFHTGEKPFECKECGKAFRRRDSLAIHQKIHTGEKPFECKECGKAFTQKGCLAAHRRFHTGEKPFECKECGKAFTQTSGLAVHRRIHTGEKPYDCKECGKAFTTSCSLAVHQRFHTGEKPFECKECGKAFTRRDSLAVHQRIHTGEKPYDCKECGKTFTTSSSLAMHQRIHTGEKAFKCKQCGKAFTQSNGLADHQRIHTGEKPYECKQCGKTFTVRGHLTVHQRVHTGEKPYECKQCGKTFTRSSSLIDHHRIHTGEKPFTCKQCGKAFTTNSNLTEHNRIHTGEKPYECKQCGKAFTENRKLVAHQRTHTGEKPFKCKQCGKAFTWRGSLAAHKKIHTGVKL, encoded by the coding sequence ATGACCTCTGGAAATGACTATCatcaaaataacaaatataacaaatacTTCTCTGAAAAAGCAGAACTCCCTCAGTCCCGTGGGAAAGCTCCTGAAATACCCATTTATCAAGAGAATCTAGAAGAAATGGCCTTCACTTGTAGTTCCAACCGCATTAGACATCCAAAAAGTAATCCTAGAGAGAAGCTTTCTGTGTGTAGTAAAGTTGGGAAGGCCTTCAGTCAGAACTCTGAACATGCTCAAggtcagagaatccacactggagagaaactttatgaatgtaaagaatgtaGAAAGACTTTCACCCGGAGGAAAGGTCTTGttgaacatcaaagaatccacacaggagagaaaccttatgaatgtaaagaatgtggaaaggcttttacagtgAGGAgccatcttgctgtacatcaaagaatccacactggagagaaaccttatgaatgtaaacaatgtggaaaggctttcacacagatgAGCTGTCTTGCTGCACATCGGAGAAggcatactggagagaaaccttttgactgtaaagaatgtggaaaagctttcacaaCTAGCAacagtcttgctgtacatcagagaatccatactggagagaaaccttatgattgtaaacagtgtggaaagacttttacagTGAGGAGCCATCTTACtgtacatcaaagaatccacactggagagaaaccttatgaatgtaaagaatgtggaaaggctttcaccaGCTGGAACattcttgctgtacatcagagattccacactggagagaaaccttttgaatgtaaagaatgtggaaaggctttcagacgGAGAGACTCTCTTGCtatacatcagaaaatccacactggagagaaaccttttgaatgtaaagaatgtggaaaggctttcacacagaagGGCTGTCTTGCTGCACATCGGAGattccacactggagagaaaccttttgaatgtaaagaatgtggaaaggctttcacacagaccTCTGGTCTTGCTGTACATcggagaatccacactggagagaaaccttatgactgtaaagaatgtggaaaggctttcacaactAGCTgcagtcttgctgtacatcagagattccacactggagagaaaccttttgaatgtaaagaatgtggaaaggctttcacacgaAGAGActctcttgctgtacatcagagaatccacactggagagaaaccttatgactgtaaggaatgtggaaagactttcacaacTAGCAGCAGTCTTGCTatgcatcagagaatccacactggagagaaagcatttaaatgtaaacagtgtggaaaggctttcacacagagtaATGGTCTTGCTGatcatcaaagaatccacactggagagaaaccttatgaatgtaaacaatgtggaaagacttttacagTGAGGGGCCATCTTACTGTACATCAAAGagttcacactggagagaaaccttatgaatgtaaacagtgtggaaagacctTCACAAGGAGCTCTAGTCTTATTGACCATcatagaatccacactggagagaagccatttacatgtaaacagtgtggaaaggctttcacaactAACTCTAATCTTACTGAACATAatagaatccacactggagagaaaccttatgaatgtaaacaatgtggaaaagctttcacagAGAATCGCAAGCTTGTTGCacatcagagaacccacactggagagaaacctttcaaatgtaaacagtgtggaaaggctttcacatggaggggctctcttgctgcacataagaaaatccacactggagtAAAACTATAA